In one window of Falco cherrug isolate bFalChe1 chromosome 12, bFalChe1.pri, whole genome shotgun sequence DNA:
- the RO60 gene encoding RNA-binding protein RO60 isoform X1 codes for MEDEETQVQLLDEKQVPNSDSGYVWHVTDMTRLQRFLCFGSEGGTYCIKEQKLGFENAEALKRLIEEGRGGEVVQEIKTFSQEGRAAKQEPLLFALAICSQCSDAKTKQAAFKAVPEVCCVPTHLFTFIQFKKDLKEGMKCGMWGRALRKAVADWYNGKNGMAVALAVTKYKQRSGWSHKDLLRLSHLKPASEGIAVVTKYITKGWKDVQEAYKDKAVSAETEKLLKYLEAVEKVKRTKDELEVIHLVEEYGLVREHLLTNHLKSKEVWKALLKEMSIALLLRNLGKLTANSVLEPRGSEVAIVCERLRNEKLLKKGRIHPFHILVAIESYKAGHGSRGKLWWRPDEDILEALDASFYKTFKTVEPTGKRFVLAVDVSASMTQKVLGSVLNASTVAAAMCMVVARTEKDSHIVAFSHEMVPCPVTADMTLPQVLVKMYEIPVGTTDCSLPMIWAQKTQTAADVFIVFTDNETFTGNTHPATALREYREKMGIPAKLIVCGMTSNGFTIADPDDRGMLDICGFDAGALDVIRNFTLDLI; via the exons ATGGAGGACGAGGAAACCCAAGTGCAACTCCTGGATGAAAAGCAGGTGCCGAACTCTGACAGTGGTTATGTGTGGCATGTCACCGATATGACTCGACTGCAGCGTTTCTTGTGTTTTGGCTCAGAAGGTGGTACTTACTGCATCAAGGAGCAGAAGCTGGGCTTTGAAAATGCGGAAGCTTTAAAAAGACTGATTGAAGAGGGTAGAGGTGGTGAAGTTGTTCAAGAAATAAAGACTTTTAGTCAagaaggcagagcagcaaaacAGGAGCCCCTGCTTTTTGCACTTGCAATTTGCTCACAGTGTTCTGATGCAAAAACGAAACAAGCGGCATTTAAAGCTGTTCCTGAGGTGTGTTGCGTACCAACCCATCTCTTTACTTTCATCCAGTTTAAAAAAGATCTGAAGGAGGGCATGAAATGTGGCATGTGGGGCCGTGCACTGAGGAAAGCAGTTGCAGATTGGTACAATGGGAAGAATGGCATGGCTGTTGCTTTAGCAGttacaaaatataaacaaagaagTGGTTGGTCTCATAAAGATCTTCTGAGGTTGTCCCACCTAAAACCTGCCAGTGAAG gAATTGCTGTAGTCACTAAATACATTACCAAAGGGTGGAAAGATGTCCAAGAGGCTTATAAAGACAAAGCAGTTTCTGCTGAGACTGAAAAACTCTTGAAGTATCTGGAGGCTGTGGAGAAAGTAAAACGCACAAAAGATGAATTGGAAGTTATTCATTTAGTAGAGGAATATGGTCTAGTTAGAGAGCATCTCCTGACAAACCATCTGAAATCTAAAGAG GTTTGGAAGGCATTGCTGAAGGAGATGTCCATTGCTCTGCTGTTGAGAAATTTGGGAAAGCTGACAGCAAATTCGGTGCTTGAACCGCGAGGTTCAGAAGTGGCAATAGTATGTGAAAGACTGAGAAATGAGAAACTGCTAAAAAAG GGCAGAATACATCCATTCCATATTTTGGTTGCAATAGAAAGCTATAAAGCTGGACATGGAAGCAGAGGGAAGCTTTGGTGGCGTCCTGATGAAGACATTTTAGAAGCTTTAGATGCCTCGTTTTACAAAACTTTCAAG ACAGTTGAACCAACAGGAAAACGCTTCGTACTTGCAGTTGATGTCAGTGCATCGATGACACAAAAAGTTTTGGGCAGTGTGCTCAATGCTAGCACAGTTGCAGCAGCTATGTGCATG GTTGTAGCACGTACTGAGAAGGATTCCCATATCGTTGCCTTTTCACATGAAATGGTCCCTTGCCCAGTGACGGCTGATATGACGTTACCTCAAGTATTAGTGAAAATGTATgaa atTCCAGTGGGTACTACTGATTGTTCCCTTCCAATGATATGGGCTCAAAAAACTCAGACAGCTGCTGATGTCTTCATTGTATTTACTGATAACGAGACCTTCACTGGAAATACTCATCCTGCAACTGCTCTTAGAGAGTACAGAGAG AAAATGGGTATTCCTGCTAAACTGATTGTTTGTGGAATGACCTCAAACGGTTTTACGATCGCAGATCCAGATGACAGAGGCATGTTGGATATATGTGGCTTTGATGCAGGAGCTTTGGATGTTATTCGAAACTTCACTTTGGATTTGATTTAG
- the RO60 gene encoding RNA-binding protein RO60 isoform X2 translates to MSIALLLRNLGKLTANSVLEPRGSEVAIVCERLRNEKLLKKGRIHPFHILVAIESYKAGHGSRGKLWWRPDEDILEALDASFYKTFKTVEPTGKRFVLAVDVSASMTQKVLGSVLNASTVAAAMCMVVARTEKDSHIVAFSHEMVPCPVTADMTLPQVLVKMYEIPVGTTDCSLPMIWAQKTQTAADVFIVFTDNETFTGNTHPATALREYREKMGIPAKLIVCGMTSNGFTIADPDDRGMLDICGFDAGALDVIRNFTLDLI, encoded by the exons ATGTCCATTGCTCTGCTGTTGAGAAATTTGGGAAAGCTGACAGCAAATTCGGTGCTTGAACCGCGAGGTTCAGAAGTGGCAATAGTATGTGAAAGACTGAGAAATGAGAAACTGCTAAAAAAG GGCAGAATACATCCATTCCATATTTTGGTTGCAATAGAAAGCTATAAAGCTGGACATGGAAGCAGAGGGAAGCTTTGGTGGCGTCCTGATGAAGACATTTTAGAAGCTTTAGATGCCTCGTTTTACAAAACTTTCAAG ACAGTTGAACCAACAGGAAAACGCTTCGTACTTGCAGTTGATGTCAGTGCATCGATGACACAAAAAGTTTTGGGCAGTGTGCTCAATGCTAGCACAGTTGCAGCAGCTATGTGCATG GTTGTAGCACGTACTGAGAAGGATTCCCATATCGTTGCCTTTTCACATGAAATGGTCCCTTGCCCAGTGACGGCTGATATGACGTTACCTCAAGTATTAGTGAAAATGTATgaa atTCCAGTGGGTACTACTGATTGTTCCCTTCCAATGATATGGGCTCAAAAAACTCAGACAGCTGCTGATGTCTTCATTGTATTTACTGATAACGAGACCTTCACTGGAAATACTCATCCTGCAACTGCTCTTAGAGAGTACAGAGAG AAAATGGGTATTCCTGCTAAACTGATTGTTTGTGGAATGACCTCAAACGGTTTTACGATCGCAGATCCAGATGACAGAGGCATGTTGGATATATGTGGCTTTGATGCAGGAGCTTTGGATGTTATTCGAAACTTCACTTTGGATTTGATTTAG